A stretch of the Methylacidiphilum caldifontis genome encodes the following:
- the csb2 gene encoding type I-G CRISPR-associated protein Csb2 produces MTLVLEIEYLMGVCFAAVSPDSPKPDWPPQPDRVFSALTAAWAARGEDPKEAEALRWLEKLPPPGIIASESKNRSAPTVFVPANDASFKVKKHANHVLPATRNRNERFFPAALPANPVVRYYWPEILPTENTLAMLNGIAQDTAYVGHSSSLTRCRFFLVDCSIPKDMKSPNRRVYPGRFDELVQRFQNELRPNPGDLFQSSPSPEECRVTSLFDSRWLILEHVDGQMPDIRACAILAKALRDTLLSGYRRIGLGQSIPELISGHDASGRPTRLHHLAIIPLPFVGFPYADGTLLGLALTPPRTSALLDDENFLIVLRSLAPFDSSFRRILTLVTKIGTPSDRAFSISLSPSFEPPSSKRSLDPLLYTRPAKLFGTVTPIVLDRHLKKKGEDRIDEINEQVVRACDDIGLPAPVEVVSHNYSAIRGTPPAYPPKGSPTWLRWMLPASLASRSLTHAVIRFSQPIEGPVILGAGRFVGFGLCRPI; encoded by the coding sequence ATGACCTTGGTCCTTGAAATTGAATATCTAATGGGAGTCTGTTTTGCAGCTGTAAGCCCTGATAGCCCCAAGCCCGATTGGCCTCCGCAGCCTGATCGCGTTTTTTCGGCTCTTACTGCGGCATGGGCAGCTCGAGGTGAAGATCCTAAGGAAGCTGAAGCCCTTCGATGGTTAGAGAAACTCCCTCCGCCTGGCATTATTGCTTCAGAATCAAAGAATCGGTCCGCGCCGACTGTCTTTGTTCCAGCCAACGATGCCTCATTTAAGGTTAAAAAGCATGCAAACCATGTACTTCCTGCAACACGTAACCGCAATGAGCGGTTTTTCCCAGCGGCTCTTCCAGCCAACCCAGTTGTTAGGTATTATTGGCCTGAAATTCTTCCAACTGAAAATACTCTGGCCATGCTCAATGGGATCGCGCAAGATACAGCCTACGTCGGCCATTCCTCAAGCCTGACGCGTTGCAGGTTCTTTCTTGTCGACTGCTCCATTCCTAAAGATATGAAGTCTCCAAATCGGCGCGTTTATCCGGGTCGTTTTGATGAACTCGTACAAAGATTCCAAAACGAGCTGCGACCCAATCCTGGCGACTTGTTTCAGTCATCTCCTTCTCCTGAAGAATGTCGGGTAACTAGTTTGTTTGACAGCCGATGGCTGATTCTCGAGCATGTTGATGGTCAAATGCCGGACATCCGGGCTTGCGCCATCCTTGCAAAGGCTCTGCGCGATACCTTGCTGAGCGGATACCGACGTATTGGACTTGGGCAAAGCATTCCCGAGCTCATAAGCGGTCATGATGCCTCGGGAAGACCGACGCGGCTTCACCATCTGGCCATCATACCACTGCCCTTCGTTGGATTTCCCTACGCGGATGGAACTTTGCTTGGTCTTGCGCTTACCCCACCTCGGACTAGCGCGCTACTCGACGATGAAAACTTTTTAATAGTTTTGCGAAGTTTGGCTCCCTTTGATAGCAGCTTCCGGCGGATACTCACCCTTGTCACCAAGATAGGAACTCCCTCCGACCGTGCCTTCTCGATTAGTCTCTCTCCTTCTTTTGAACCCCCATCCAGCAAACGTTCTCTGGATCCTTTGCTCTATACCCGCCCCGCAAAGCTCTTTGGCACTGTCACACCCATTGTTCTTGACAGACATCTCAAAAAGAAGGGTGAGGATCGAATTGATGAAATTAATGAACAGGTTGTCCGAGCTTGTGATGATATCGGTCTACCAGCACCGGTCGAGGTAGTGTCCCACAATTATTCAGCGATTAGGGGAACTCCTCCGGCATATCCTCCGAAAGGATCGCCCACGTGGCTTCGTTGGATGTTGCCAGCTTCACTAGCAAGTCGTTCTCTTACTCATGCAGTTATTCGTTTCTCCCAGCCTATCGAGGGGCCTGTAATATTGGGTGCTGGACGATTCGTTGGTTTTGGGTTATGCCGACCGATATAA
- the cas7g gene encoding type I-G CRISPR-associated RAMP protein Csb1/Cas7g, with translation MQLVEFAEFEKVIASDTAIRRRQKLQPVGGQGDKIFPPTYPPEGNGPPRHVYERRRFPDGEKWCVLVDSVQSQANRLEEALIALVEGGLSIPHIIVDFTETDIQGIGKITSLQAPHRVYDAILRDSELDGIPFLNSELGKRLVRASLADASSLLEVDPASLLFGAWHSTGQGGGLNPRFMRCLVSEIVAVDVPVEEVRDNRTNQPEIRTAARRTASRIDPLGILRGVEVYKSKTNWDTEKREDEKSQKARPSEIGHSNIRPTIEPLGITCDYIEHSFVLSFAALRRLRFGSEEKNIVGRSLIATLGLLAIHEQDRRGYALRSRCNLVCKGMAPLELIHPDGSTDICEMDLESAIKLYKKAYEEAKKAGFSLMGEPVILKPQKKLVEIVKMSQELALSGEGGQADKARTEDDLGP, from the coding sequence ATGCAACTTGTTGAATTTGCTGAATTTGAAAAAGTTATAGCTAGTGATACAGCAATCCGTCGCCGACAGAAACTCCAGCCGGTTGGAGGCCAAGGTGACAAGATCTTTCCGCCTACCTATCCACCTGAAGGAAATGGACCGCCGCGTCATGTCTATGAACGGCGTCGCTTCCCTGATGGAGAAAAATGGTGTGTGCTTGTCGACAGTGTACAGTCTCAAGCAAATCGACTTGAGGAAGCCCTGATTGCGCTAGTCGAGGGAGGTCTGTCGATCCCTCACATCATCGTCGATTTTACTGAGACAGATATTCAAGGAATTGGCAAGATCACTTCCTTGCAGGCTCCTCATCGTGTCTACGATGCAATTTTACGAGACAGCGAATTGGACGGCATTCCTTTTTTGAATAGTGAGCTTGGGAAGCGCCTTGTCAGGGCGAGTTTAGCTGACGCTTCGTCACTGCTTGAGGTTGATCCTGCATCACTTCTTTTTGGAGCTTGGCACTCAACAGGACAGGGAGGTGGTCTTAATCCTCGGTTTATGCGATGTCTTGTCTCTGAGATCGTGGCCGTGGATGTTCCAGTTGAGGAAGTTCGAGACAATCGCACCAACCAGCCAGAAATTCGAACAGCCGCGCGGAGAACCGCAAGCAGGATTGATCCATTAGGCATATTGCGTGGGGTAGAGGTTTACAAAAGCAAGACGAACTGGGATACGGAGAAAAGAGAAGATGAGAAATCCCAAAAGGCGAGACCTTCCGAGATCGGCCATTCAAACATCCGTCCCACGATCGAACCTCTTGGCATCACCTGCGACTATATCGAACATAGTTTTGTCCTTAGCTTTGCTGCTTTGCGCCGCCTTCGATTCGGCTCTGAGGAGAAAAACATCGTGGGACGCAGCTTGATTGCCACGCTTGGCCTTCTCGCGATTCACGAGCAGGATAGACGTGGTTATGCGCTTCGATCGCGATGCAATCTGGTCTGCAAGGGAATGGCTCCTCTTGAACTGATCCACCCGGATGGTTCCACCGACATTTGCGAAATGGATTTGGAATCTGCGATTAAACTCTACAAAAAAGCTTACGAGGAAGCGAAAAAGGCTGGCTTTTCATTAATGGGTGAGCCTGTCATTCTTAAACCTCAAAAGAAGCTAGTGGAGATTGTGAAAATGAGTCAGGAGCTTGCCCTTTCAGGAGAGGGCGGTCAGGCGGATAAAGCGAGAACTGAAGATGACCTTGGTCCTTGA
- a CDS encoding tetratricopeptide repeat protein: MGWNEILGFIFFIQLCIAAVPLGLKEFQAALNSQYKKSYDEALEHYKKAIDSGELSRETLAIAYNNRADIWVATGHYYKAIIDYNEAIKLNPQPDYFNRRGMVEAKLEEYDKAIRDYSESIKRNPTLAFVYNNRGWAYYKKGDFNASIKDFNEALRLNPNYALALDNRGWVFFRKGLREEALRDLTRAIKLEPKNPEFYNDRGIVLMDLEKFDEALRDFDTALSLKPDYTEALKNKERLIKAKKGVRLERLKFINFGK; this comes from the coding sequence ATGGGATGGAACGAGATATTAGGGTTTATTTTTTTTATTCAGCTTTGCATTGCTGCAGTGCCCTTGGGGTTGAAAGAATTTCAAGCCGCTTTGAATTCTCAATACAAAAAATCCTATGATGAAGCTCTAGAACATTACAAAAAAGCAATTGATTCAGGGGAACTTTCTAGAGAGACATTAGCAATAGCCTACAATAATCGGGCAGATATATGGGTGGCCACTGGCCATTATTACAAGGCTATTATTGATTATAACGAGGCGATCAAGTTAAATCCCCAACCTGATTATTTTAATAGACGTGGAATGGTAGAGGCCAAGTTAGAAGAGTATGATAAGGCGATCAGAGATTATTCTGAGTCTATAAAAAGAAATCCTACTCTAGCTTTTGTCTATAACAATAGGGGATGGGCCTATTATAAAAAAGGAGATTTTAATGCTTCGATTAAAGATTTTAATGAAGCTCTTAGGCTTAATCCCAATTATGCCCTTGCTTTAGATAACCGGGGTTGGGTTTTCTTTAGAAAAGGACTAAGAGAAGAAGCTCTTAGGGATCTAACCCGGGCTATCAAGCTTGAGCCAAAGAATCCTGAGTTTTACAATGATAGGGGGATAGTTTTGATGGATTTAGAGAAGTTTGACGAGGCTCTAAGAGATTTTGACACCGCTTTGAGTCTCAAGCCAGATTATACAGAAGCACTGAAAAATAAAGAAAGGCTTATAAAAGCTAAAAAAGGAGTTAGGCTTGAAAGGCTTAAGTTTATAAACTTTGGGAAATAG
- a CDS encoding TonB-dependent receptor: MIKERKKFWIVGLLITLLAFHIELFGQEEENTNTDSQYNGDTQSGKKKSKQTYAPVYNQREAAGGRITMPEVTVQTETPPSAAETFGAPNAAVLPTEQGPLSSTYGIPMSVMDTPRQVTPVNQTMLKAAGTIYQGFVDPLSVSSILPTAYTELNWGMGNAITIRGRQAIPYFNGIEMTLQNDAMAGVPFSWNMIESMDITEGPANAVFGATQPTPGSVNYITKQPYFDKFRGYVWDTTGMYSQYLWGADVGGPVNDKVAWRFSYMGQEQGSYYNSIYNNQQNFYAAIGAKPYDNYTIDFYADFGTYSFMPQLADQINRPTNQLIENGLYTAGTLPPGALAGTLVSPFFVPVSRRADIVNPAGGGNAMTGMLQLIQHLKVSDNIEVVNNMFVWYTRSAWIEPSLYVAAYLSGDYEVDDRTEIRVNFDTPLEESAPEKGSKEMNEYKETSKAEGDEEIKKSFWEGAIGEMLMRHNIDAGIEWHYQRNLDYFGDAFWNAGNVWSMMTTNPYSWNAVFLTPFVKAINNPKGPAGGEWQIPGAPPGWFYEPLNGASGSTDCNYWTVNPFYQHNIDWTSKFSLLFGARANFYFVDASTPPGPVGAPFAHFSTAAFAPLVNISPVYKPFPWMTAYFDFNWLQTTNAAVIGGYAPTFQPNSFSEVNQLIEGGAKFNILKDKMYITTAAFTQNQILNNLGFLPNGAPLPATPTNVEGFEINASYQPDRHFWARLGYIYMRAVEEWSSFPPGLHGPGMRQLTPILPYYTGVPIAGGPFVNGPFPISGSMPSSNYPFIGFPDQYFSGTVTYTSDVGLGVTLQAIVMSDQYLNYWYNTKIPTQFIMNAQIFYSQPKWEARLYLYNFTDEKYWLPFGLGSAGSRAFNMSSIIAGWPFWVEGTVAWKF; the protein is encoded by the coding sequence ATGATAAAAGAGAGGAAAAAGTTTTGGATTGTAGGGTTGTTAATCACTTTATTGGCTTTTCACATCGAACTTTTTGGTCAAGAAGAAGAGAATACAAATACTGATTCTCAGTACAATGGAGATACCCAATCGGGGAAGAAAAAATCGAAGCAAACTTATGCACCCGTTTATAATCAAAGGGAAGCAGCAGGTGGTAGAATAACAATGCCTGAAGTAACGGTTCAAACTGAAACTCCACCGTCTGCGGCCGAAACCTTTGGAGCGCCTAATGCGGCTGTTCTTCCCACCGAACAGGGACCACTTTCATCCACCTATGGGATTCCCATGAGTGTAATGGATACCCCGCGGCAAGTGACTCCTGTGAACCAGACAATGTTGAAAGCGGCAGGAACAATATATCAAGGGTTTGTCGATCCACTCAGTGTTTCTTCTATTTTACCCACCGCCTATACAGAACTTAACTGGGGAATGGGAAATGCTATTACCATTCGTGGTAGACAGGCGATACCTTATTTTAATGGCATCGAGATGACCTTGCAGAATGACGCGATGGCGGGTGTACCTTTCAGCTGGAACATGATAGAGTCGATGGATATCACCGAAGGTCCAGCCAATGCCGTGTTTGGGGCAACTCAACCAACACCTGGAAGTGTTAACTATATCACCAAGCAGCCTTATTTCGATAAATTTAGGGGTTATGTGTGGGACACTACAGGAATGTATAGCCAATATCTCTGGGGAGCAGATGTTGGGGGTCCGGTCAATGATAAAGTGGCCTGGCGTTTTAGCTACATGGGACAGGAACAGGGAAGTTATTATAACAGCATTTATAATAATCAGCAGAATTTCTATGCAGCGATCGGCGCTAAGCCTTATGATAATTATACTATCGATTTTTATGCTGATTTCGGAACCTACTCATTTATGCCACAGTTAGCTGACCAGATCAATAGGCCAACTAATCAACTGATCGAAAATGGACTTTATACAGCGGGTACACTTCCTCCAGGAGCCCTTGCAGGGACACTCGTTAGTCCATTCTTTGTTCCTGTAAGTAGGAGGGCTGATATAGTCAATCCTGCAGGGGGAGGAAACGCGATGACAGGAATGCTACAGCTTATCCAGCATCTTAAGGTTTCAGATAATATTGAAGTGGTGAACAATATGTTTGTTTGGTATACGCGTAGTGCCTGGATAGAGCCTTCTTTATATGTTGCGGCTTATCTTTCAGGAGATTATGAGGTGGATGATAGAACAGAGATTAGAGTGAATTTTGACACTCCGTTAGAAGAATCAGCTCCAGAAAAAGGCTCAAAAGAAATGAATGAATATAAGGAAACTTCCAAAGCCGAAGGGGATGAAGAAATTAAAAAATCCTTTTGGGAAGGGGCTATTGGTGAAATGTTAATGCGGCATAACATTGATGCGGGTATTGAATGGCATTACCAGAGGAACCTGGACTACTTTGGAGATGCTTTTTGGAATGCGGGTAATGTGTGGAGCATGATGACGACCAATCCTTATAGCTGGAATGCGGTCTTTTTGACTCCTTTTGTCAAAGCGATCAACAATCCTAAAGGACCTGCAGGTGGAGAATGGCAGATTCCAGGAGCTCCTCCAGGTTGGTTTTATGAACCTTTAAATGGAGCATCTGGAAGTACTGATTGTAACTATTGGACAGTTAATCCTTTCTACCAACATAACATAGACTGGACAAGCAAGTTTAGCTTGCTTTTCGGAGCAAGAGCAAACTTTTATTTTGTCGATGCTTCTACCCCTCCGGGTCCCGTGGGAGCGCCTTTTGCACATTTTAGCACAGCTGCCTTTGCTCCACTTGTGAATATAAGCCCTGTTTACAAGCCTTTTCCATGGATGACTGCTTATTTTGATTTTAACTGGCTTCAAACAACGAATGCGGCGGTCATCGGTGGATATGCTCCGACTTTTCAACCTAACTCTTTTAGTGAAGTCAATCAGCTGATTGAAGGGGGTGCAAAGTTTAACATTCTTAAAGATAAAATGTATATTACAACGGCTGCATTCACCCAAAACCAGATTTTAAATAACTTGGGTTTCTTGCCCAATGGTGCCCCTTTGCCGGCGACGCCCACGAACGTGGAGGGTTTTGAGATTAATGCTTCTTACCAACCTGATCGGCATTTTTGGGCTAGGCTTGGTTATATCTACATGAGGGCGGTAGAAGAGTGGTCAAGTTTTCCTCCAGGTCTTCATGGTCCAGGGATGCGGCAACTTACCCCCATATTACCTTATTATACCGGAGTTCCTATTGCTGGAGGGCCATTCGTAAATGGACCGTTCCCTATTTCTGGTTCGATGCCTTCATCCAATTATCCGTTTATTGGATTTCCTGATCAATATTTCAGTGGCACGGTGACTTATACTTCTGATGTGGGACTTGGGGTCACCTTGCAGGCGATCGTCATGAGCGACCAGTACTTGAATTACTGGTATAATACAAAAATTCCGACGCAGTTTATCATGAATGCTCAGATTTTCTATTCTCAACCTAAATGGGAAGCAAGACTCTATCTCTATAATTTTACTGATGAAAAATACTGGCTTCCTTTTGGTTTAGGTTCAGCTGGATCTCGAGCTTTCAACATGAGCAGTATCATTGCCGGTTGGCCATTCTGGGTTGAAGGAACTGTAGCTTGGAAGTTTTAA
- a CDS encoding efflux RND transporter permease subunit, which produces MSFPEFAIRRPVAAWMLMAALVFFGLLSLFSLGISRFPDVTYPIITVVTQWPGAAPEVMESEIVDPLENVLVSVQGIKDIESTMLPGVANIKLEFYIDKNIDAALQEVNSKVRSVRLPTDVNPPQIFKINQDDNPIMWLAVTWDKPFKDLVRYVDNHIRDRFMLVHGIGDIQLGGWADRNFRIWLDRKKLDLFQLSPTDIRDILQAENIELGAGYLESKTNEINVRVMGEARSEYEMQSITLNHRASGAAGLPITGVGGSQGGGMGFTGAGSSQFLTNSAMTSAASNLLSNTRGTSSVYIPLSLVAQVEDGIMDPTRLSRSDGKPAIGLGVQKLRGYNEIAVAREVKELVKELKKELPEGMSIGPRFDSSVYTEEAVHETEFTLFLTIFFTAAVCLMFLGSFRTTLNVLFSIPISILGSFIFFKFFGYTLNFFTLLALSLAVGIVVDDSIMVLENITRHKNLGKDPRTAALDGANEVSFAALAATLSIVSVFCPILFVGGVVGKFLSQFGVALSVAVLISLLEALTLAPMRVAEFLSVGKEEQKSPFERWIDHVFWKFAHLYKKLLSLALKKRWLVIGVSFSIFFMSMSLFPILHKELSPSEDMGIALIRIETPVGSSLEYTGNRVRFLEDYLRKQPYVAHIFSSVGGYSGGQVNFGALFITLTPRKERKLRLQEILKIWRKEFKKAEYNDLHVKIIDISQSAFSSKRGTNIELSLLGSEYSVLKGVSQKILNELDKSGMYTDLDTDYREGMPEVQIIPDRDKCAQSNISMQQLVDAVRFSIGGARQGMFTNEKDIRRYDIRIRFIPEQWKEPKDVENIPLWTNYGGEPIHLKDVANLRIVPKLMNMTRENRRRVITLFANVKPEFSQAKALDYAMEVCRKYLPPTYTVQPAGASQTAKETFAAFPYALGFGLIIAYMVMGIQFNSFLFPLIILCAIPFSLTGAILSLYLTKLSLNLYSGIGTILLMGLAMKNSILLVEFINRKRFEEGLEMKKAILDASYIRLRPILMTSLATIASAIPAALGLGPGAEVRVPLVIVVIGGIIVSTSFSLFVVPCIYSLVAKVGGKPPVDLEEWPEAQKVGSL; this is translated from the coding sequence ATGAGCTTTCCTGAATTTGCAATCCGAAGACCCGTAGCCGCATGGATGCTCATGGCGGCATTGGTTTTTTTTGGTTTGCTCTCCCTCTTTTCTTTAGGTATCAGTCGTTTTCCTGATGTGACTTATCCCATAATTACAGTTGTTACCCAGTGGCCTGGGGCGGCTCCCGAAGTCATGGAATCGGAGATCGTTGATCCTCTTGAGAATGTTCTTGTTTCTGTTCAAGGCATTAAGGATATCGAATCGACAATGCTCCCTGGAGTTGCCAACATCAAACTGGAGTTTTACATTGACAAAAATATTGATGCTGCTTTGCAGGAAGTCAACTCTAAGGTGCGCAGTGTACGATTGCCTACGGATGTCAATCCTCCCCAGATTTTTAAAATTAATCAAGATGATAATCCTATCATGTGGCTTGCTGTGACCTGGGATAAACCTTTTAAAGATCTCGTAAGATACGTGGATAACCATATACGGGATCGGTTTATGCTTGTTCATGGCATTGGGGACATTCAGCTGGGTGGCTGGGCGGATAGAAATTTTAGGATTTGGCTGGATAGGAAGAAATTGGATTTGTTTCAACTTTCTCCCACGGATATTCGTGACATTCTTCAAGCTGAAAATATTGAACTGGGAGCAGGCTATCTTGAAAGTAAAACCAATGAGATCAATGTCAGGGTCATGGGAGAAGCTCGTTCAGAATATGAAATGCAATCTATTACCCTTAACCATAGAGCTTCAGGAGCAGCAGGGTTGCCCATCACTGGAGTAGGGGGAAGCCAGGGAGGGGGAATGGGATTTACGGGAGCAGGAAGTAGTCAATTTCTAACTAATTCTGCGATGACCAGTGCTGCTTCCAATTTGCTCTCTAATACTCGAGGGACCTCTTCGGTTTACATTCCTTTATCTTTGGTTGCACAGGTAGAAGATGGGATTATGGATCCAACCCGGCTGTCTCGGAGTGATGGGAAACCGGCAATCGGCCTTGGAGTACAAAAACTAAGAGGATATAACGAAATTGCTGTGGCTCGTGAAGTCAAAGAGCTCGTCAAAGAGCTCAAAAAAGAGTTGCCTGAAGGGATGTCGATTGGACCGCGTTTTGATTCTTCGGTTTATACGGAAGAAGCCGTTCATGAAACGGAGTTTACCCTTTTCCTTACCATATTTTTTACCGCAGCCGTCTGTTTGATGTTCCTAGGTTCTTTTCGAACCACCTTAAATGTTCTCTTTTCGATCCCCATTTCTATCCTTGGAAGTTTTATTTTTTTTAAGTTTTTCGGCTATACTTTAAATTTTTTTACCCTTCTGGCTTTGTCTTTAGCGGTGGGAATCGTTGTTGACGATTCGATCATGGTGCTCGAAAACATTACCCGGCATAAAAATTTGGGTAAAGATCCTCGAACGGCTGCCCTGGATGGGGCAAATGAAGTCTCTTTTGCAGCACTTGCCGCTACTCTTTCGATTGTTTCGGTTTTTTGTCCAATTCTCTTTGTAGGGGGGGTGGTAGGCAAGTTTTTATCCCAATTTGGGGTGGCATTGAGTGTGGCTGTTCTGATTTCTCTTCTGGAAGCACTAACATTAGCACCGATGCGGGTTGCTGAATTTTTAAGTGTAGGGAAAGAGGAACAGAAAAGTCCTTTTGAAAGATGGATCGATCATGTTTTTTGGAAATTTGCTCACCTTTATAAAAAACTTTTAAGTTTAGCCCTAAAAAAAAGGTGGTTGGTGATTGGAGTTTCTTTTTCAATATTTTTCATGTCCATGAGTCTTTTCCCTATTCTTCATAAAGAACTTTCTCCTTCGGAAGATATGGGAATAGCTTTAATCCGGATTGAGACCCCTGTGGGCTCTTCTTTGGAATATACGGGCAACAGAGTTCGTTTCTTAGAAGATTATTTGAGAAAGCAACCCTACGTTGCCCATATTTTCAGTAGTGTAGGTGGTTATAGTGGTGGTCAAGTAAATTTTGGTGCTCTATTTATTACCCTGACTCCTCGAAAGGAAAGAAAATTACGGTTGCAAGAAATCCTGAAAATATGGAGAAAAGAGTTTAAGAAAGCTGAATATAACGACCTTCATGTAAAAATCATCGATATCAGCCAGAGCGCCTTTAGTTCTAAAAGAGGGACGAATATCGAATTAAGCTTATTGGGATCTGAATATTCTGTTTTAAAGGGGGTTTCTCAAAAGATACTCAACGAGCTGGATAAAAGCGGAATGTATACCGATCTGGATACCGATTATAGGGAAGGAATGCCTGAAGTTCAAATCATTCCTGACAGGGATAAATGTGCTCAATCCAACATTTCGATGCAACAACTCGTTGATGCTGTCCGCTTTTCGATTGGAGGGGCAAGACAAGGAATGTTCACTAACGAAAAGGATATTCGTAGGTATGATATCCGGATTCGATTTATTCCTGAACAGTGGAAAGAACCCAAGGATGTAGAAAATATTCCTCTTTGGACTAATTATGGGGGTGAGCCTATCCATCTAAAAGATGTGGCTAACCTCAGGATTGTACCCAAGCTCATGAATATGACTCGGGAGAATAGGCGTCGGGTTATAACCCTTTTTGCCAATGTCAAACCCGAATTTAGCCAGGCCAAGGCCTTAGATTATGCTATGGAAGTATGCCGCAAATACCTACCACCCACTTACACCGTACAGCCTGCAGGGGCTTCTCAAACGGCAAAAGAAACTTTTGCAGCTTTCCCTTACGCCTTGGGTTTTGGACTGATTATAGCCTATATGGTTATGGGAATTCAGTTTAACAGCTTTCTTTTTCCCTTGATTATTCTCTGTGCCATTCCCTTTTCCCTCACGGGAGCTATCCTTTCTCTTTATTTGACGAAACTTTCCCTTAATCTCTACAGCGGGATTGGTACGATTTTACTGATGGGTTTGGCCATGAAAAATTCCATTCTTCTTGTCGAATTCATTAATAGAAAGAGGTTCGAGGAAGGGTTAGAAATGAAAAAAGCTATCCTTGATGCTTCTTATATCCGACTAAGGCCGATTCTTATGACTTCGCTGGCAACGATTGCTTCCGCAATTCCTGCAGCCCTTGGACTAGGTCCAGGAGCGGAGGTTAGGGTTCCATTGGTGATCGTGGTGATTGGGGGGATCATTGTTTCTACTTCGTTTTCTCTTTTTGTTGTCCCTTGCATATATTCTCTTGTAGCTAAAGTGGGAGGGAAACCGCCCGTAGATTTAGAAGAGTGGCCTGAAGCACAGAAAGTTGGCTCTTTGTGA
- a CDS encoding dihydroorotate dehydrogenase-like protein: MNLKTTYMGLCLRSPIIVGASPLTGNLTGIQELEKLGASAIVMPSLFEEQIVQEAIAETQYLDLSGNYSAFPSTSEYLLSIESYLRLIKEAKQKVKIPVIASLNGRSPGWWCRYAKEMEKAGADGLELNIYQVSADVSQSSESIEMDTLEIVRLVRKEVQIPLAVKICPFYTNVGNIAQRFQAAGANGLVLFNRFLQPEMDIETLEIKSKIPLGTSRDSQLAATWIALLYHRLKLDFAATGGVIEPRDAIRLILAGASVVMVCSALLEKGIGYISIIENEILDWMKRHHFSSLEDWRGLLSQHKHPSPESLVRLQYVGLLVSEERRRSHLGNKHFPNKVQ; encoded by the coding sequence ATGAATTTAAAGACTACTTACATGGGGCTTTGTTTGAGATCACCTATAATCGTAGGGGCTTCACCCTTGACAGGAAATCTTACTGGAATTCAGGAGTTAGAAAAATTGGGAGCAAGTGCTATAGTGATGCCATCCCTATTTGAAGAGCAGATCGTTCAAGAAGCCATTGCAGAAACCCAATATCTTGACTTAAGCGGTAATTATTCAGCATTCCCAAGCACTTCTGAATATCTGCTTTCCATAGAATCTTATCTCCGTTTAATCAAGGAAGCCAAGCAAAAGGTCAAAATACCGGTTATCGCTAGCCTCAATGGGAGATCTCCAGGATGGTGGTGTCGATACGCTAAAGAGATGGAAAAAGCGGGAGCCGATGGCCTTGAACTCAATATCTATCAGGTATCTGCAGACGTAAGCCAATCCTCTGAATCGATCGAGATGGATACCCTGGAAATAGTCCGGCTTGTAAGAAAGGAAGTTCAGATCCCACTGGCTGTTAAAATTTGTCCCTTTTATACAAACGTGGGGAACATAGCACAAAGATTTCAAGCAGCGGGAGCAAACGGTCTTGTGTTATTTAATCGTTTTCTGCAACCCGAAATGGATATAGAAACCCTGGAGATTAAGAGTAAGATTCCTTTAGGAACAAGTCGTGATAGTCAACTTGCCGCCACGTGGATAGCGCTTTTATATCATCGCCTAAAATTAGATTTTGCGGCTACGGGGGGAGTTATCGAACCAAGGGATGCGATTCGGTTGATTCTTGCCGGGGCTTCTGTCGTTATGGTTTGTTCGGCACTTCTGGAAAAAGGTATCGGATATATCTCAATCATTGAAAATGAAATATTGGATTGGATGAAAAGGCATCATTTTTCTTCTTTAGAAGACTGGCGAGGTCTGTTAAGCCAGCACAAGCACCCAAGCCCTGAAAGCTTGGTGAGACTGCAATATGTTGGACTTCTTGTTTCAGAAGAGCGTCGGAGAAGCCATTTAGGGAATAAGCATTTCCCGAATAAGGTTCAGTGA